In Phaseolus vulgaris cultivar G19833 chromosome 7, P. vulgaris v2.0, whole genome shotgun sequence, the genomic stretch aaataaataacatatttgACTGCTTTAGTTAACAAGCAAGTTGTTTTTGCTTAAAAAAAAGAAGCATGAAAATGtgataatgtattattttttaagctGAATTCGGATTATACGGAGGAGAATATACAGGAAGATATTTGTCCTCTTATTAGAGTGGAGGTTATAGACATATGCATTCTATTGATAGTAAATGCACAGGTGCCATGAACCAACCAACGGCTACCTTCATACTCTAATATGCGGAAAAATGAAGTGTGGTGTCTCCTCAAAAATGCTTTCCCCTTTGGTTTCTTGGTTCTTGTCCccctcctcttcctcctcctcttccgAAGAAGAACAAAACCTTGACATCAACACTCATCATGAAAATCACCAAAACTTCAATATACAAGATCACGAAAACGACCAATATCTTAGCTCATGCGATGTGGATGACACCATTCCCCTTGCTCTCGCCGTTCCCACTGCCTCCCCGGCCGTGACGGTGGCCTTCCCGGCCGACGATGAAAGAAGCATGGTCCCCggcaccaccaccactgccacCACATTTGTAACACGCTCCAAAGGGCAGTGCTCCAACAAGTATTCGGGCGTTGTGAGACAATATCAGAGGCTGTGGACGAAACAGGACGAGATGGAACTGCTGAAGGGATACCTTGATTACATGAAGCAGCATGGGAGGGCAACCACCACCCTCCACAACGACGTAGCCTCGTTGTATGATCACGTGAGGCCCAAACTGAACGTCGATTTCAACAGGAATCAGCTTGTTGAGAAGCTGCGTAGACTAAAGAGGAAACACAAATTGGCTTTGGACAAAGGCAAGGACAAGGAGGTTCCTAAAGGGAACCTCCAGGAACAGGCCATTTTTGAAATTTCACACAAGATCTGGGGCAATGACACCGATAACCTGTTAGACCAAGATTCTTTTGATGGTGCGTCAGGACGCACTCCTGAAAGCCGTTACCTTGGTGGCAACGTTAAGGTGAAGATTGATCAACTTGATAACAGTGATGAAATAGACGAGAGAGTGCCAAAGCGGTTGCGGCTACATGATGCAGAAGATGAGAACAGAGATTATGAGCAGAACAATGGTGGTAACATACAGGGCTTCATTGAGGAGACCATGAGGTCCTGTTTCTCCCCGTTGCTGAAGGAAGTGTTGGATGAAGCACACCAACAGCCACCTCCTGAGTTGGTGCCAATCCCATTGCCGCTATGTCCTGAAGATGTGGACCATGCGCAATGGACAAAACGAGGGATTTTGGAACTGGAGATGTATTTGAAGCGGTTGGAGTTGTTGCAGGATCAGATCAAGGCTAGATTGGAGGAATTGCGATCTAGATGAAGATGACGTATAAACTAAAACTTCTCCCAGATGTGCAGAAACAGTTTGTGCTTTATCCAACACCAACAACTTCAATGAATAGTAATAGCTCTAGCAATTCTGTAATGTTTTTGTGGTAAAcaagaaatttaattatatgtatCTGTGAAATATGTGGATGACAAGCTTAGATTCTTGTGCATGATAGGGCTGTCATTTGTATATTCAGTGCATTATAAGCCCAATTACCTCGTCGCCCTCCTCCTACGCAACTCTCCAACAATCGAACATGTCATTCATAAAGTTAACATATATAGAGTCAATTGCAGTGCCTTAAGCAAACAGATCATTCAGAAATTTAACATATCAATGGCCATCTGCAATGCCTTTAAGCAAACAGTATGAACTAATGAATGCCTTCATAAAGTTATGTAAACTTTGTATTTCTTGAATTTATGAATGTAGTTATAGTAAGAAATTGAATTTTCCTGAACAATTGTATCTTGTGTTCACTTTTAATTAGAAGACAAAAGCAAATCAGTACAGAGTAAACTTCTCTTTTGTCTTCTCAAATACTTGTTCTGCAATAACAGCACCGCTACCATCAGCCTTTTTTATCTCTAACTGGGCCTTCTGATAAAAACCCGTGCCCCTCAGCGCATCGGCAATGAAATCATCGAATCCAATTGCTATTGCAGCTTCTGCTTTAGCTCCGTAAACCAATCTCTGTCCGATGCAAACAGAATGAACAATGcaatcattttaataaaaactacGGAAACATGTGGTGAGAGGAAAATATTAATGATGTAGCTGGCTCACCTTGATTCTTGAAAGATGAATTGCACCAAAGCACATTGGACAAGGCTCACAAGAAGCATAGATTTCGCAGTCAGCAAGTTCAATTTGATTCAGCTTTTGACAAGCCTACAGATGATATCCAGTTATAACACGAGGTCCTAAATGATGTATATTAAGAAAGTAAGTAGATAAGTGAGATACGGAGTTTGTTTGGAGGAAACTTCTTAATGAACACTTTTAGGAGACAAAAAATGGAATTAATTTACTACAACCTAAATTTACTTGTGTATAAGTTAAAAATCAGATTTTGGAGAAGCTAACAGAAAATAACCTATAAATTAGTACATGCATAAACTATTTTTCACTTATGGAGAAGTtgatataattttctttcacatttttctctctcataagagttcataaaaaaatgtttccATGCAGACCCTTGATCAAGGAGTTAAAAGTTGTACTGGATATAAAAATAATCAGAACCCTCTTATATACCATGATGAAGGGAGTCAAATGACATGCTTTTAATGTTACAGCAAACAATGTAAACTCTCAGCAACTTGAACTCACACACAATCTCTTCAAGGTATCAAATGGTGTATTTTTAAAACTCCCAGAGTTTGAGATCCAAGTATGTCTGAGACAGCTAGAGCCAATGATAGATATTGCAATATAAGATTAAAGAATGCTCAAACTACAAGTTATTTGTTATGATACTATTATtgggaaagaaaaggaaaacactCATAACTTTATCTGTTTAACAAGCACATGTTATACAGATCCAGATAACACGATGCCTGTTTAAACAGTTTTTTGCCGCACTTAATAAACGTAGGAATGGACAAGGAAAAAAGTCAATCTGACTAAATAACTTCAGGAATAGTACAATCAACTCCTCACTTAATCCGTCCTCATACTGGAAGCCAAATGGTAGAATAACAAAGTTACAATTCCTAGATCTTTGTTTCATCCACCACTGTTGATTCATGATATAGACCTCAGGTTTCAAAAATCAATTAGAAAGTTTTAAATGGAAAGAATAAGAAACCTCTCTTATAGCTGTAACCTCAGCATGGGCAGTTGGATCAGTGTTTCTTAAAACCATGTTATGACAGCTTACAACTATTTCATCCTTTCGAACAACAACAGCACCAAAAGGGCCTCCATCGCCACATTCAACCCCCTTATATGCTTCTTCAACTGCCTTTGTTAGGAACTTGTGGTCTCTATCCTGTACAGCTGGTATACCAagagaaaataatatttgaaaaaaaaacgcAGAAGGGAGCTGGGGAGTAGCATCTGAAACAGATAAGATCATACCTTCTTGATGACCAGGAAATGCCGAAGCAACAGAAATAGTTTCATCTTTGACTTCCaacactaaatataaaaaaaaacagtatcAAACAGTCAGATCCTTCCAGCTATAGAAGCAAAATCAACAAAGAGCATTACATACAAGTGACAAGCCCGTGACTCCCCCTGAGTAGCTAAATCTGAGTATACttcaaaaattacaaattaacaACCCCACTAGGGGTCAATTTTTTTTGAAGAATATTTCAGCTTATACATGCACCCCATCTCTCCTATTAACTGAATTGAACATGTTTGCAATTTGGATTAGAAAAATTGGATTGTGTTTGAAATTGGTTAAGTCATGTTCCTTCCTGGGTTTTAGATTATAGAGAGCAGCTTCCCGGATTAATGTAAAGACCCAATCTGGTTTTACTTTATCCCCACTGAAAGGAGGATGTGTTGGGTGTATGTTTAATTATTAAGCATAATAAGGGAAACAGAAGTAGAAGCAAAAGGCCATAACCATGAATAATCTTACCATTGGCAGTAGCAGCAGAAGTAGCGTCGTCCATGATGGTATTGGGATCTGAGGAAAAGGAGGGAATATAGAAAAGAGGAAGAgaagaagtgaagaagaaaggacaagagagagaaaggaaaagaCTAAACAGTTAGTTTTATCATCCcatctcaccgaacaaaaaccttACACGCAATCAAATTTTGCTTCACTAGATGGATCCATTATTGCTCACCTCCAACCCCTTTTTGTCTACTTTTCCTAGTTTCTttctttggttttttttttttcatttccttttcatataaatttagtttttcttacaattattttgtttctctagaaaaaaaaatacttaattaagttttaagtgCGCAataaatttggattttttagttaaatttttgttaaaaaaaataatttctttaatgttgaaaatttttatatttttcaattgagttattatggtttaatttttttttaattgggtGATTTGATTGTGATCTTGATCCATCACCTTACTTAGTTGTCTTCACTTGATATTTTGTGTTAATATTAAAGGATGCATTCTCTTAGTTAACCTAACAAATGACTTTTATTATTGGAGATAagcgaaaagaaaaaaaaaagaaaatcaaatatGATGTTAGGAGAATATGAAACGATTATGATGGAATAAAGATTATGGTCACTAAACATATTGGTTGTAAGTTTTTATCCTCCACAACCTTCATATGCAATCTCAATCTCATCCTTGTTCCGTTATCTATCAACATCGTATTTGTATTTCGTATTCGTTTATCTTCATTCAACATATGTTTGTGTTTCACTTCCTTTTCAATCTCGTCTAAACAAGTTGTTCATTGTTGTTTTGATCAAAACAATAAGAATCACATGTTATTGGATGTCCCACCAATAAGTCTTGTTATTAGATATCTTTCATGCACAACTTCAACTTCACTTGTTTTGTTCTCTTATTCAATCTCACGTTTGTTTCACATACTCCCAAAATAGTATTTAggtctttttttctttcttgtttgtTTTAGTTTATTCTCATccaacattaaaaataatatgatgTGTTAACAACAAAATTATGTCCTTTTATATTAACACAAAATAACATGCAAAGACAACTAAGCAAAGTAAGATAAAGATCACGTCACCCATTTAACAGTAAGATTAACAACAATAACGCCAttgaaatataacttttttggaaaattcaatagaaattttttaaataaaaatttaattaaaaataattaaatttatcgagatttaaaaaaataattaaacttttttttaatattcatataaGAAACGGACAAACTAAATAAAAGAAGTTACTTTTACCactttttctaaaaatatttaaaaataaataaataagatgatacatttgtaattaaaattttaaaaaaaatatagatggAAATGAAAAACATAGTAGATGGAACGTCTTAAATTTCACTGCTAGATTGATATTCATatctcagttttttttttttcttttattattatataataaaaatggacAATATTTTGTTCTCCGTGTAAAGTCAACTATTATTGAATAGATAGCATTGAGTCTTCGCAAACGATAGAAAGTAAAAAACAAGGAGAAAAAACAGTGAAAGCAAAATATTAGGAAAACTAAGCAACAAGTTTGCATAAAGAAGGAatacaaacaaaagaaaaagtacTGATATCTTTGTTTTCACTTCTTCAAAAATTTTAAGCACATCCAACAAAACCAACCAGAATTAGTCAGAGCTAATATTTGGtccaatttttttcataaatactattaagaaaattatgcataaattaatttataaaaagtttaaagattttttctatttttttgaatctatatatgaattaattttaacttataaaaaaattaaaatatttttttatatttttttattaaaaatctcTGTAAAGAAACCCTTCATTAATTAGATGGAATTTGTTTTGAGAAAGTATTGATACAATATTTGTATcgtttcatatttttaaacagAGACTAAgatataaataactttttgtcTCGTATCCGTGACcatcaattatatattttttttataattttttatatataataataataatctacatttatatataaagaatattttCCTCGTAATATAcgtatttattttttcatttcttccttattttattattttagaaatatataataaaatattttttgtcattttattattatcttaaatatttctttcatttatttattagtatttatttatatttttataattctatcacctaagaaaaaaagtattttttttctctattcttatttttattttttttctattttttcataAGAAACTACAACTATAAATTTAACCACGATTTACAATCATTTGAAAAGAAATTTAAGTTTATttagatgtttttttttgtttttttttctaagaggagtaaaaaaaatatagagaagaaaacacaaaaagaaaaaaactaaaaataagagatattttacaaaataattattcaaattttaatattaaacataaatatatctaaatataaaaataaaaatacgaataattatttatgttagTAAGAATAATGAGATTAGTTTTTACCTTTTTATTCTTCCAATTCTTATATTAGTTAAccaattttttagttttcataATTTACAATTAActaatgaaaatttgaaaatttattattatatacttataacaattaataaaaaataaattattttttatattttgattatacttttctttatatttagGTTATTACTTTTCATTATAATAAGTTATATCAATTTTTAATGACATACAATACAAACGCGACAATCTCATGTTTCTCCTCGTATATATAAAGTTTACGTAACTTttgtagttatttttttaaatattcaaatagttaaaattataatattaataattgaataataaaattataactaaaagcATAAATAGTTATTcgcttttattttaattaattattgtttttatataaattcttaattgaaatataaaatactatttaatatataatttattttaaaatgcatggGTAAAAGAAAATTGTAAAAAGTTACAAAATACAGTACTCATATTTTTCTAAACACGCTAAAACCTAAGCAGCAAGTTTGGATGGAACTTTATAGTAAGAAATTGAAGTTTTCTTGACCTTTAACTCACCCTTGTAACTTGAACTTGAATATTGTAACTGAAGTTTTCTTGAACAACTGTAACACCAAATGAGATGATTAAGCAACTCAGGGCACAACAAACTTGTCTTTGGTCTTCTCAAATACTTGTTCTGCAATTACAGCAACACTACCTTCAGCCTTTTTGATCTCCAAGTTGACCTTCTCGTAAAAAGAGCCAGTGTCCTTCACTGCATCAGCAATGTTATTACCAAATCCACTAGCCACACCAACTTCTGCTTTAGCTCCATAAACCACTCTCTGTACCAATGTGAGATGAATGAGAATTGTCACCAATTTAATACAACTAGAGAAACATGTGGTGAGGGGAAAATTTGAGTAGTGTGGCGAGGTCACCTTAATTTTGGAAAAAAGAATTGCCCCAAGGCACATTGGACAAGGCTCACAAGTAAATTTCACAGTCAGCAAGTTGAACTTGATTCAGCTTTCGACAAGCCTACACATGATATCATAATCCAAGAAAGTAAGCAGAATTTTTTGTTTAATGGCAAAATGTTAGTTTTTGTTAACTAAGCATTTAAACTCAACCGATCTCTCCCTCCCTTCTACTTTTTTCTGGCAAGCAAACTTTATATCTATGTTTTAACCAAGAGATATGGTGACTTTAAGTGATCGCTTAGGTTATGAGTATTCTTATCATTACACAACCTTTAAGTTTAGGCTAAGACTTGTGTCGAAATGTAATCTATCACTACACAGTCTCCCAAATATAAATGAAGACTTACTTAACATGAGTCGAAATCCTACATATTCTCTTTTGACTTAGagattataaataatttcatatatactgaataaaataatatatttaaaatattgttaccTTTTGTGGTATGCAGGGGATTGGAATGTGACTTATTTCATCCACTTTTCACTTGtagattataaaattttatccgTTCTCTTTCTATGTTTAGGAGATCAGAATGCGGCCTTCATAATTTGCTTTTAACTTTACAAATTATAAACTTTGGCACTGAAAGAGAATGTATTTATGATTTTGTCACCTTTTTCTGTATGTAGGGGATTTGATGATATTGTGATAAAGATCACAAAAGCGAGAATTCATCATTTCCTCGTGTGTTGGATAAAGAATCCTGCAATGATTGTCCATCCTTTCCTTGGGGATTTAATCATTAGCATAAAAATCTTTGGAGGGATTGTTCATGCATTTCCTCATATGTTAGGGATTTAATCTCTAGGATAAAGATCCCTATAGCGGTTGTTCGTCATTTCCTCATGTGTTTGAGATTTAATGTCTAGTATAAAGATCCAAGATTGATTGTTCGTCATTTTCTCGTGTGTTGAGAATATGATAATTCCTAAGATAAAAGATCTTTGGAGCTGTCATTCGTCATTTCCTcgattttttcattattatagtTATGCAAAAGATTCCATAAAATTTATTGTCTtgttaaaaaaatgtcatttaAAAACGCTAGATAAAACAATAacttaaaagttaaataaaacaACAATTTAATTGTTGCATTCTACTTCCTTGAAAATGAGTTTCTCATCCAATGTCAATGTCTCCAAGTGATATGTTGCTTTTCCAATCACCTTTCTAATTTGATATAGATCGATCTATTTTGAAAATATCTTGTTCTAAAAATTCCTCCATCCTTAATAATGATTAATAATGATTGTGCTCTTCATTGATTGTGCTCTACTATCTTCGCAACTTAAGTGTTAAGTGACTAATTTTACATGTCCCACTTGAATACTAAATGTTCTAATTAAGAGAAATGGTGACGTCTTTTATAAGAGTagtcaatttttatttttttcctaataAATCTTGAGCGATCGGATATTTCATAAtcccaaataaaaatgaatatttgCTTAAATATGTTAGAATTATGTTATACCTATCACTAAAGTTTCTAAATGGAAAAACTAATATAGTTTCCAATGTAGAAATAATCATAGCCCTTGTACATGTAGACTAATGTCTAATATATATCAGGATGAAGGGCATTTGGAATGATATTTAGAATTTTTCTGTAATTTCTGCTAGCCACAATCCCTGTTAGTTGATACTTGGACTGTGATAGAGAAATGAAACACTGATGCATGTCTTACGTACTATGTCCTATGAGACTCGGACACTTCTTCTTAAATGGCATATTTGTATCAGACACACGTATTTGTGTCGATACTCGTACGACACTCGTAGGATACTTATCGGTGAaatgtttaattcaaaaaaatatttgttggattttttaaaattttaacagggttctaacacaattttaaaagctataaatacaataactttctaaaaactcaaatttattgtatacatttttattataattataaaaataagaacaaattcttttgaaccagtcatgaaaaatatttttctgttactaaaaaaatctgaaatatacttttgcacataaatatttatttttaatttatataattcaaaattatataatatatagatcatCTCCcgtattttacattttaaaaattatacgtatTTTTGTGTTTGGATCCGTGCCGCCTCTTTAACAATGAAATTGAAGACCGAAAAAATAAGAATTGTTAATCAAACCTCTCTTATAGCAGTAATCTAGCATGGGCAGTGGGATCAGTGTTTCTTGAAACCATGTTATGACAGCTCGCAACTATTTCATCATTTCGAACAATAACTGCGCCGAAAGGGTAACCATCGCCACTTTCCACCGCTTTATATGCTTCTTCAACTGCTATTGTTAGGAACATGTTTTCTCTATCCTCTGCAGCAAAGCAACAGAGATATTAGAAGAAACTCCAATTAGATAATAAAGTGATATAAAATCACACATTATGGCACAAATTTACTGCATAGTCAAAGCACGATCTGTAATTATGAAGGATTTAACATTATGAACACACTAACATTATATGAAGAGGGACAATTTTTTACTTCATCCTTAAGCGCAAGGGAAACAGAACTAGAAGAAGTTGTAATTATGAATGATTTTACCATTAGAAGCAGTAGCAGCATCCTCCATCATGGTGTTAGGATCTGATGAAAAAGAGGACAAGGAAAATTGAGAGTgatggaagaagaagagaagcGCAGAGAAACTAGACCAAGATTTTCCCTTGTAAATGCAGAGTTATCAATGACCTGTTTctattgtgtgtgtgtgtgtgtgtatatatatatatatatatatatatatatatatatatatatatatatatatatatatatatatatatatatatatatattccaccACCGACaacttaatatattaaaaatagtgtatttaaatatttgaagcgTCTAAAGTATTTAGTCGTTGTTTAAATGTGTAGGGATGCTGAGTTTAATGCTTTGTTTAGATTATaaggaaattaaaaaatgaaaagcaaagaaataaaagaaaaatgataggGAGTGGAGTTGTTTACATTATGTCGAAAGAAAATAGAATGTATTAAAAGTTTGTAATAGAAGTAATtgatgaaataaatatttttttgtatatttaaaaaaatatttttaaaatagtttaagatataaataatttaaaaatataaattacacttaaaatatatttaaactaaaataaaaagtatcattaaatcttaataaataaaaatatcatattttaaaataattatatattaaaatatattactttatacaatattaaaatttcttttattttatttatttattattttaattaattatttttaatataaaaatatattaacacaacattaaatttatttattaattattttaatatttgtattttaattagaataaaatatatataattttttacattaaaaataacttttggtTTAGAGAAATGTTTATAACAGTTTTTTAGATTGAAGtgtaa encodes the following:
- the LOC137829897 gene encoding probable transcription factor At5g28040, with the translated sequence MHRCHEPTNGYLHTLICGKMKCGVSSKMLSPLVSWFLSPSSSSSSSEEEQNLDINTHHENHQNFNIQDHENDQYLSSCDVDDTIPLALAVPTASPAVTVAFPADDERSMVPGTTTTATTFVTRSKGQCSNKYSGVVRQYQRLWTKQDEMELLKGYLDYMKQHGRATTTLHNDVASLYDHVRPKLNVDFNRNQLVEKLRRLKRKHKLALDKGKDKEVPKGNLQEQAIFEISHKIWGNDTDNLLDQDSFDGASGRTPESRYLGGNVKVKIDQLDNSDEIDERVPKRLRLHDAEDENRDYEQNNGGNIQGFIEETMRSCFSPLLKEVLDEAHQQPPPELVPIPLPLCPEDVDHAQWTKRGILELEMYLKRLELLQDQIKARLEELRSR
- the LOC137829898 gene encoding guanosine deaminase-like, which translates into the protein MDDATSAATANVLEVKDETISVASAFPGHQEAVQDRDHKFLTKAVEEAYKGVECGDGGPFGAVVVRKDEIVVSCHNMVLRNTDPTAHAEVTAIREACQKLNQIELADCEIYASCEPCPMCFGAIHLSRIKRLVYGAKAEAAIAIGFDDFIADALRGTGFYQKAQLEIKKADGSGAVIAEQVFEKTKEKFTLY